Within the Peromyscus maniculatus bairdii isolate BWxNUB_F1_BW_parent chromosome 2, HU_Pman_BW_mat_3.1, whole genome shotgun sequence genome, the region AGTAAGCACTCTGAGATGAGGTTTGATCTGTTCAAGCTTGTATAGCTGTTGATCAAACTGTGATTTCATTAATTCACTTGAAGTATATTGATGGTGactctttttgagatagggtctctctagccctggtaagcctggaatttgccatgtaaactaagctggctttgaactcatagacatttgcctgcctctgcctcccaagtgctaggattaaaggtatgtgccaccataccagatTTGATGGTAGGCTGAAGGGGAATTTGGTGCCCCTCCTAATGCCTGCTTTCTGCTGCTTCTCCGAGGGGGTGGGAGTTCTGCTGCAGCCCCTCTGCCCAGCATCATTCCCTAACTGCATCCCTGTAACTGAAAAGAGGCTCTATCTGACCTGAGGGTATTAGGACAGTAGTGAAGGCAACAAGGTTGAGAGCCCCTCAGGATTCTTTCTGTTTCCACCCATGCCCTGTTTCAAGGAACATTACCTTAATGTTCTGAGTCAGGCCTGTCTTAAATGTGGTTGGTTATGTTTCTGGAGAAATGAGGCCTGACTTACGCTGGCCCCTTGGTTAGCTTCTGAACAGAAGGATGGGTGAAACCTGTGTTTGGGGGTCTATTGCAGATTTATCCATAGCAGGAGCATGGACCTGACATAGCAGGAGCATGGGCCTTCAGTCTGAAGGCAGCTTCCTGAGAGGCAGTTGAGAGGTGGTTGTGAGGCTGTGAGGTGCTGATAGTCTATATACTTCCTAACAGCAGAGACAGGCATTTCATGGAATCAGCCAAGTAGATGGTAGCAGAGCTGAGTGGCACCAGTGAGCCTTAAGACCAGTAAGTGACCAGTAAGTGACTGGCTGTTGTGCAGTTCCTGTCCTGTGCACACTTGCCCTTTCTCCAGAAAGCTGCCCACTCTGCCGTGGGTGACTGGGCACAGATAAGAACTCAAGCCTTGTCCTGTGTTGAATTTGATGCTGAGAGCCAGCCTGTGGGTCTCATTGGTCtggtctttcctttttttttttttttttttttttgttgttgttgttgtttggtttttgttttaatttatttattatgtatacagtttattctgcctgcatgtttgcctgcaggccaaaagagggcaccaagatctcattacagatggttgtgagcccccatgtggttgctggggattgaactcaggacctctggaagagcagccagtgctcttaatctctgagccatctctctgcccttgttttgtttctttgagacaaggtttctctatataacagccctggctgtcttggaacttgctctataaaccaggctggtcttgaactctcagaaatccgcctgcctctgcctcctgagtgctgagattaaaggcacgaaCCACTACCGCATGGTGGTCTGGCCTTTCTTCATAGGGTGTTCTGTCAAAAGCCCTGTGCTCTGGGGAGGACAAAGACATCCATTCCTTTGTGAGTGGCTAAGGATGCCTGGTTCTGCTCCCACTTGATAGGAAAGGTATCAGATGCTACTATTATTTGAAGAGCCCATAGTTAGTGTCTATGAAGTCAGTTGTGGAAATAGCTTCTCTTTGGGGAATTGCTTAACTAGTAAAGACATGATTGGCACTACACCTGTAAAATCTTAAATTACAAGTGTATGAATGTGCATCCACTCCCAAGAGCAACTACTCAGGAATATGCTGTGTGATCCTGGAAGCAGGCCCCTAAGGTGCCAGCCCTCAGCTTCATGGCCCTGCAGTAGCCCAGGAGATGACAGTGTGCCCATGGGTTCTGTGCATGTGGAGACTAAAGGGTCTCTAtgactctcattttctttttttgtagactaggctggcctcaaactcacaaagatctgcctgcctctgcctctgcctctcaggtgctgggattaaaggcatgtgccaccatgcccagctttcattttgttttttgagactgggtctcattcTATACCTACCTGgtttagaactcactgtgtagccagacTGCCTTTGAACTTAATGGCAGTTCTGCCTTTGCTttctaagtgctaggataaaagcaTAATCCTCCATGCCTAGCTTAtagttaagattttatttttttatggatGTGGATGCCTGGAAAGACCAGGAAAAGGGCATTaggccagggggtggtggcacacacctttaatcccagcactcggggcaggcagatgagtttgaggcctgcctggtccacagagcgagttccaggacagacaaggctgcacagagaaaccctgcctggaaaaaaaaaaaagatgggggagGCATCAGCTCCCTGAAGCTGGTGTTAAAGGAGATtgtgatgtaggtgctgggaactgaacttgagtcctgggagggcaggaagcactcttaattgctatgccatctccctagcctcttcttttttgagacaaggtctcatgtaacctAGGTATCCCTCAGACTTGTGTAGCTGGAGTTGACCTAATCCTCCTTCCTTtatctcttgagtgctaggattacagatgtccACCAGGGATCTCAGCTCCAGTGTTGCTCTTCTATATCCAGCCAGTCATATCACTTGGTATTAAGAAATTGTATATTCTACAAGGAGAACAGCTTGAATTGTTTATCTGATGGTAAACctagaagtttttttgttttgttttgtttttcttttttcttttctggagctgaggaccgaacccagggccttgtgcttgctaggcaagcattctaccactgagctaaatccccaacccctagaagtttggttttttttttttttttttttttaataatgatacTGAATTGTACTTCTGTTGTGAGACAGCATCCCAGGTCCTGGGGCCCTCAGTGTGAACCCTGTCCCCAGAAAGCCAGCAGGGACAGGTATGGGACTCGAGAGTCTGGTAGGAGTGGCCGTTCACTCAGAGGAAGCCAGCACCTGGTCACTGTTGGCTCACTGCAAGTAGATCAAATCCATCCACACTTGGCCATAGCACAGCCCTCAGTTTTCAGGAATCTCACTCCAGGGACTGGCTAATTAGAACCAGAGGGCATAATTAACTTGACACTCGTACCCCTGGCTCTTCTGAAGCTTTGCTGGCAGCCCCGGGCTTGGCCAAGTGAGCATCAGCCCAAGCCTTGCTTAAGCTTGGGGCTCTTGGAAGTTTTCCAGCTAACTGGCTGTTCAATGAGGTTGTCAAAAACAGCAACAAGGATAGGGCATTCTGGAAAAGTGGGCCCTGTCTACCGTGTCCACCCATATGTCCTAGCCTAGCCTCTGAGCTCATTTTTGGCTGGTTTTCAGAGTTTGTTGGAAGTATCAAGTTTGCTGTGTGATGgtggcagtggtacacacctttaatctcagcaatcaggaggcagaggcaggcacatctctgagtttgaggccagcctggtctacagaacaagttccaggccagacagagctacacagagaaaccctgtttcagcacacacacacacaccgccgcccccacccccacccctaatTGTCAAGTTCAGGTGAGGTTGTGGCATGATTCATGTTTCCCAGCCTTCATTAAATAGCTAGGTCTTCACTTAAAAGTAGTCTCTCCAAGTaagacatgcatgtatgtgttggaGAAAATAACAAGACCTTTCCATGCAGGACCATCCTGTGACCACAGTTCTTGGAGTACTTTTGGGCCTGACTCTGGTAGTGGAGAATGCAAAGTGGTTTTTCCCACTACCCCTAGCACTCTCCATGTGACTTTCTCCAGCTCTTCCTTAGGGTCAGTGCTAAATTTAAGTACCTGGATCCTGACTGATTCCTGCCCAAAACGTCTACTCCTCCTTGTCCTCTGTCCCAGAAGTTGTACCGGCTACTGGGTACATTCTTCCCCCCAGGGCCTTTGAAGGACTCTTACAAGCCTGGATGCAGCTCTTCTTGTGGCCGGCAGGGAAACAGGAAGGGTACCAAACTTCAGGACCTAGCCCCAGAAGCCGCTAATGATGCAGGAAATGGAACTGCCTGGCATCTCTTGGCCAGGTGTCTTCAAGTTAAACTGTTTAGATGGCCACTTAAATGTGTTCTAAAAAGCTGCCTTTACTGTCCAGAATGTAGGAGGTATTTTTAAAGCACCATGAACTTATTTAAATAAGTTGACACGCTGgtaagatgtctcagcagttagggGCACCTATGCTCAAACCTGAGGTCAGTCTCCAGGCTCCACATGATAATAGAGAACTGAATCTGAATAGCCTTTCTGTTTCCCTAAAACAGGTGCTTGTTTCTAAGTATCCAGAGCAGCTCAGAGGAAACCTTAGACTATGGGTGCTCCAGGAACTATCTGAGATAGGGTGGCACAATCTTGAAGGCCCCAAAGGCAGTGGTTCTGTCTTTTGTCAGGGCTTATGGGCCTGAACATGGAGGTATCCTCTGGATTATCCCTTTGGGCTCAGCTGGCAGTCTCCCTGCTTTTAGTTGAACCAGAGCTTGTCCCTTCTAGACCATCAGTGGGATGTTCCCAGTCCTTTCTGTTGCTGAGGTTTGAGAGATTTGGTGGAATCCAgggtgtggtgcatgcctttaatcctagcactcaggaggatctccgactggtggatctctgagttcgaggccagcctggtctaaaagcaAAAAgtgccaggactatacagagaaaccctgtctcttgggggtggggtgggtgggtgggaagagaTTCAGTGGATTTTTCCAGATTTTCTTCCTGCTGTAGCTTAGCTGGATTGAGGCTTGGTTTCCTGGAAGCACTGTCTTTGTAGTAGGACTCCAATTTGAGAGGAAACTTGGATGAGACAGTAAAACAAACAGGCACAGATAAGAGATACCTTAACTAGTGTTGAAAGCACAGGTCAGAGCTGTGGTCAGTATGAGAGGAAAAGGCCACAGTCCTGAGAGGGAGGCCAGTGCTAtgcttctgctttctgtctagtcagaatggccaagatgccgggcggtggtggcgcacgcctttaattccagcattcaggaggcagaggcaggaggatctctgtgagtttgaggccagcctggtctacaagagtgagttccaggaaaggcgcaaagctacacagataaaccctgtctcaaaaaacaaaacaaaaacagaatggcCAAGGCTATCTGGAGCCACTTGGCAGGTTTGGGTATCATAGAAATCATGACACTCCCAAGAAGTCAGCACCTTCCTATTGTGGGGCAGTGGTGACCAAGCCTATGCTAAGGCCTAGAGCTGTGATGCCTCTGTTGACAAGGACCAACTTGGAACCCTGATAGGCAGGAAGACCATTTATTTACAGGCAGGACTAGGTTAGTGAACAATTACTTATTTATCCAAAGCTCCTTGACTCTGGTGTTCAGCTATACACAGAATGGAATTTTACATATGTTGGACAGAAATAAAAGGATCAAGCCCCGGCCAGAAAGGTTCCAGAACTGCAAGGACCTGTTTGACCTGATCCTCACTTGTGAAGAGCGAGTCTATGACCAGGTTATAGAAGGTGAGTTCACAGAGCCTGGTCTGCCATTCAACACGAGGCTGGAAGATTTATGGTGTCAGAGATAAGGGAAGGCAGGTTAGGCATCAGGCCCTGGGCAACAGTGATAGACACCCAGGGCACCCCCTCTCATCCTTTAACCTGTGTGGACATCTGGAGAATGGCCTGGAGAAGTAAGCCAAGGACTGATGTCCAGCAAAACTACCTGTATGTCTCTGTAAGCCTTGTGGCCTTCagtgtttgctttcattttatggAAATGGCCAGCATTTTATAGAAAGTGCTGTGTTGACGACAGCACTGGCTGGCATAGTATGGCCTTGAGTTGAGTATACTGTTTACCTAGGTTTCTTCACTTAGCCTGTTGTGGGACTGTTCCTCATGTTAGTTCCTTGGACTTGGATGCTCAGTCCTTGAGTTACAGTCCACAGAGTTCAGGGGCAGGTGTGGTGAGAGCTGGACTTGCATTCTTACCCGGTGTCTAATAATACTTGTGCCTCTTTTTCCAATCAGATCTGAATTCCAGAGAACAGGAGACCTGCCAGCCAGTGCATGTGGTCAATGTGGACATTCAGGACAACCATGAAGAGGCCACCCTGGGGGCATTCCTTATCTGCGAGCTCTGCCAGTGTGTGAGTCTGAGCACCTGGGTCCAGGCAGTCCTTACCAGAGGAAATAGCTGCGATTCACTTCCTCTTGGGGCAAGaggagagcttttttttttttttttttttttttttttggtttttcgagacagggtttctcttttctctgtgtagctttgcgcctttcctggagctcacttggtagcccaggctggcctcgaactcacagagatccgcctggctctgcctcccaagtgctgggattaaaggcgtgcgccaccaacgcccagcaagAGGAGAGCTTCTTATCACTAGCAACTTATTTTTACATCCCGGTTAAATACTAAATTTCAAATAAAGACCAAGAAGTGCACACTCTAGAAAGTTATCTAATGGCTTTGGCTTGAGAACCTACCCCAGTGCTTCTATTCATGGTAGACGTGATGTGTGACGTCTCCCAGATCATGGGCCTCTCTTCTGGAAGAACTGAATGACATTTCACTTTTTCCCCTGGTGGATAGCTAGAAGAGCTTACTTGGTATTGTCAAAGATAGGTCTGGGGACTACCAGAGGTAACATCCATAGTATAGGGATATTTTTGTGTCCCTTTGCCTGATATTTTTTATCTAGATATTTATCCTTCTCTAAAGGCCCCTGGGCAATCTTGCAGCTTCCTAAGGGCTTGTGTACCTGCTGTGTGGAGGTATCACACTGTTAAGATGCTATGGAGTACTTTGTAGGAAGAGCCATGTGCTTTGTTCTGCCTTTTGCCCTTGAGACTTTTGTTTAGGTTAGCTGGCTGTGACAGAATTGATGTTCTCTTGGCTTACTAGGTAGAGGCTGACGTGGAGGATCCATATTCCTGCTCAACTCAGCGCACTTTCTACTTTCAGGGTTACTGCTGAGCTTGTGGTTTGGCTGATGATCTGGAGACAGGGCTGTGTGGTCAGCAGCCAGCCCCCCTCATTTAAAATGTTCGAAGAACTGCTGGCAATGTCTTGCCACCTTATAGGTTTTCACAACCAGTAGAAGCTATTGGTGTCTGAGGGATAGAAGCTGGAAGTGCTGTTAACATGCTGCAGTGCACAGGCTGCCCCACCATGAAGCATGTCAGCCTCTTGCTGGACAGTTCTAGGAAAATGCCTGTATCTTTGTGTGCCTCGCTTTACTCATTGCAAGGTTCGGGTAGCACTGGTTGGTAAGGCTTCCGAGTACCTGTGATGCCTGAGAGCAGAGCCTGAGTTCCAGCCTTGAGGTCCAGTCCTTCCTTTGAAGCTAGCTCTGCCCCTCCAATATGGGGTGCTATGTGGTCATTGTGTAGGTCTGGAGCCCATCATCATCCATAGCAGGGACTGCCAGGAAGGGGCTGTTGGGACAACCCTGAGGAAACGCTCCTGAAGCTGGCCCACTGCAGGAAGATGCAGCACAGGGCAGGGGTGTGGAAGGCATGTCATAATGCCTGGGAATCACTCAAGGCTTTGCTTTTCCCAGATCCAGCACACTGAGGATATGGAGAATGAGATCGATGAGCTGCTGCAGGAGTTTGAGGAGAAGAGTGGCCGGGCCTTTCTGCACACTGTCTGCTTCTACTGAGCCATCCGTGGTCGGTGCATGACCTGTCCTGCACAGTCACCTTTGGAGCCACTTTTTCAATGTGCTTTCCCTTCTGATATTTGTTTATAATGCTAGGTGTGCATCACCAATGTACTGTACATATGGAATGGGAAGTATACAGAAATGCCAGATTGAAATCCATTGTTTTtaaccaaaagaaataaagacgGTTTACTGTACAGCCTATAGCAAGTGTCTGTTGTTGGCCTGCCtacctcttttctcttccccgCCGGATTGTACAAAAACCTAATAGGCCGCCTTATGGGGGCAGGAGGGACTTGGAATCACCACAAAATAGGTGCTGCTGAAGGTCTTTGATTTGGCCTGAATTTCTGGCCTGAACCCCTGCAGGGGAAGA harbors:
- the Ssu72 gene encoding RNA polymerase II subunit A C-terminal domain phosphatase SSU72 — encoded protein: MPSSPLRVAVVCSSNQNRSMEAHNILSKRGFSVRSFGTGTHVKLPGPAPDKPNVYDFKTTYDQMYNDLLRKDKELYTQNGILHMLDRNKRIKPRPERFQNCKDLFDLILTCEERVYDQVIEDLNSREQETCQPVHVVNVDIQDNHEEATLGAFLICELCQCIQHTEDMENEIDELLQEFEEKSGRAFLHTVCFY